A stretch of Arthrobacter sunyaminii DNA encodes these proteins:
- a CDS encoding bifunctional lysylphosphatidylglycerol flippase/synthetase MprF, with protein MATTSSAGPAAGFGRSGVSRTLLWQAEWFRGGVRRAPVTLAFLAFYWIAGAATGSLPSGPGGALADWVVLSADSLPDHWPALLLSGFWASGLPGYFAATVLILGAGLPSERLMGSVRFALAAVTSQVLGALLAIGFAHTANAIPGEWSQALESESFVGPVALACGTLTALSARLSTLWRRRLRVGLLTLLALLALYGGSFHSVTVLAAATVGAVGGPLLFGRLPRWPGRLASTRREARVLVGLVVFASAVGPVISALSSQAVGPLAVLRYLFTNVEITDPQTLAQLCGDPGQAVDCNSAKLQLRAGPAGFFLAVLPQILLAVFSDGLRRGRRFAWAGALILQGVMTVLAGLRVIRFLGGDTAGNRYELGTAQNALALGLPLLVPLAVLVLLAATHRLFTVSAPAGTYRRFAVRVAGAAVVLSIAYVAGGLLDRDGFTPRASASLLIADLPKRFLPVLELTSAVPGVLPVTLFTDLLYEGVGVLFWVFVCVMLLGSWLKPAHAPEAGDEVRARELLMKHGGSTMSWMTLWPGNTYWFAPSGDSYVAFRPGMGVALTVGEPVGPPEDLRETVEGFAAYCTANGLAACLYSVTSETEKITAGLGFSRLQVAEETVLPLGKLEFKGKKFQDVRTAMNHARKAGIEARWINYSTAPLAVIDQLHAISEEWVADKKMPEMGFTLGGLDEVDDPEVRCLLAVDRDGTVHGVTSWLPIYRDGAVVGWTLDFMRRRSSGFRPAMDFLIASAAVLLQDEGYETLSLSGAPLARSRRAGESEAPILDHVLDLLGATLEPVYGFRSLLAFKAKFQPQYVPLYMTYLDPASLPAIGNAVARAYLPEVSLSQSFTLMRRIVDGVR; from the coding sequence TTGGCAACTACTTCATCCGCTGGCCCTGCTGCAGGATTCGGCCGGTCCGGCGTCAGCAGGACGCTGCTCTGGCAGGCGGAGTGGTTTCGCGGCGGCGTACGGCGGGCACCGGTAACGCTGGCCTTTCTCGCCTTTTACTGGATTGCGGGTGCAGCAACGGGAAGCCTGCCCTCCGGCCCGGGGGGCGCGCTGGCAGACTGGGTGGTTTTGTCAGCGGATTCCCTGCCGGACCATTGGCCCGCTCTGCTGCTTTCCGGCTTCTGGGCGTCCGGGCTGCCGGGTTACTTCGCGGCAACCGTGCTGATCCTGGGCGCCGGACTCCCCTCCGAGCGGCTGATGGGATCGGTGCGGTTCGCCCTTGCAGCAGTGACATCCCAGGTCCTCGGCGCGCTGCTTGCCATTGGTTTCGCCCACACCGCAAACGCCATACCCGGGGAGTGGTCACAGGCGCTGGAATCAGAATCCTTCGTGGGGCCGGTGGCCCTGGCCTGCGGCACCCTCACGGCACTGAGCGCACGGCTTTCCACCCTGTGGCGGCGCCGGCTGCGCGTGGGTCTCCTTACCCTGTTGGCGCTCCTGGCCCTGTACGGCGGGTCGTTTCACAGCGTCACCGTTCTGGCAGCGGCAACCGTGGGCGCCGTCGGCGGTCCCCTGCTCTTTGGCCGGCTGCCGCGCTGGCCCGGGCGGCTGGCCTCCACCCGCAGGGAAGCACGCGTCCTGGTGGGTCTGGTGGTCTTTGCCTCGGCTGTGGGCCCGGTGATTTCGGCCCTCAGCTCACAGGCTGTGGGTCCGCTGGCAGTCCTGCGTTATCTGTTCACCAATGTGGAGATTACGGACCCGCAAACCCTCGCCCAGCTCTGCGGTGATCCGGGGCAGGCCGTGGACTGCAATTCCGCCAAGCTGCAGCTGCGCGCCGGGCCCGCGGGTTTCTTCCTGGCCGTTCTGCCGCAGATACTCCTGGCCGTGTTCTCCGACGGACTGCGCCGGGGGCGCCGGTTCGCGTGGGCGGGCGCGTTGATCCTGCAGGGCGTGATGACGGTTCTGGCAGGCCTGCGCGTGATCCGCTTCCTTGGAGGCGACACTGCCGGAAACCGTTATGAACTGGGAACGGCACAGAATGCCCTGGCGCTGGGGCTGCCATTGCTTGTTCCGCTGGCGGTGCTGGTGCTGCTGGCCGCGACGCACCGCCTCTTCACCGTTTCGGCGCCGGCGGGAACCTACCGCAGGTTCGCGGTCCGGGTTGCCGGGGCGGCAGTTGTCCTCAGCATTGCCTACGTTGCCGGCGGCCTCCTGGACCGGGACGGTTTCACGCCCCGTGCTTCGGCATCACTGCTGATAGCGGACCTGCCCAAGCGCTTCCTTCCGGTCCTGGAACTGACTTCCGCAGTGCCGGGGGTGCTGCCCGTGACGCTGTTCACCGACCTTCTATATGAGGGGGTGGGAGTTCTTTTCTGGGTTTTTGTCTGCGTGATGCTGCTGGGGTCCTGGCTGAAGCCCGCGCACGCACCCGAGGCCGGAGACGAAGTCCGGGCGCGTGAACTGCTGATGAAACACGGCGGGAGCACCATGTCCTGGATGACCCTGTGGCCCGGGAACACGTACTGGTTTGCACCGTCAGGAGATTCCTACGTGGCGTTCCGCCCGGGGATGGGCGTTGCCCTCACCGTGGGTGAGCCGGTGGGACCGCCCGAGGACCTGCGGGAGACCGTCGAGGGGTTTGCCGCTTACTGCACCGCAAACGGGTTGGCGGCATGCCTATATTCGGTGACATCGGAAACGGAGAAGATCACCGCGGGACTGGGTTTTTCCCGCCTGCAGGTGGCCGAGGAAACAGTACTCCCGCTGGGAAAACTGGAATTCAAGGGGAAGAAGTTCCAGGACGTCCGCACCGCCATGAACCATGCCCGCAAAGCCGGGATCGAAGCACGGTGGATCAACTACTCCACCGCCCCGCTGGCGGTCATCGATCAGCTTCATGCCATCTCCGAGGAATGGGTGGCGGATAAGAAAATGCCGGAAATGGGCTTCACCCTGGGCGGCCTTGACGAGGTGGATGACCCGGAGGTGCGCTGCCTGTTGGCGGTGGACCGGGACGGCACAGTGCACGGTGTCACCTCGTGGCTGCCGATCTACCGGGACGGCGCTGTTGTGGGCTGGACGCTGGACTTCATGCGCAGGCGCAGCTCCGGGTTCCGTCCGGCCATGGACTTCCTCATAGCCTCGGCCGCGGTTTTGCTGCAGGACGAAGGATACGAAACCCTCAGTCTCAGCGGTGCGCCGCTGGCCCGCTCCCGCCGAGCCGGCGAGAGTGAGGCGCCGATCCTGGACCACGTCCTGGATTTACTCGGGGCCACTCTGGAGCCGGTGTACGGTTTCCGTTCCCTCCTGGCCTTTAAGGCAAAGTTCCAGCCCCAGTACGTGCCTCTCTACATGACCTACCTTGACCCGGCGTCCCTGCCCGCCATCGGGAATGCAGTGGCCCGGGCCTACCTGCCGGAGGTCTCGCTGAGCCAGAGCTTCACCCTGATGCGCCGGATTGTGGACGGCGTTCGGTGA
- a CDS encoding glycerophosphodiester phosphodiesterase, which translates to MSYPYFNASGPLGFAHRGFSREGLENSMPAFRAAAALGFGYLETDVRTTRDGVLLAFHDATLDRVAGAGGPVGNLSYRQIQAARIGGRASIPTFEQLLTELPGVRLNVDIKDAAGSAELARLLDKHGAHERVLVTSFSDRRRLAALRILRRSGRRAASSAGSVFTALTVLLAPLGLAGPLARAGRYQCLQVPERQGPVKVVTPAFLRRCHRAGLQVHVWTVNEPADMERLLDEGVDGLVSDRADLLAEILTKRAVWPQQDPEGMAG; encoded by the coding sequence GTGAGCTACCCCTACTTCAACGCCTCCGGCCCGCTGGGCTTCGCCCACCGCGGCTTTTCCCGGGAAGGCCTGGAAAACTCCATGCCGGCGTTCCGTGCCGCCGCCGCCCTGGGGTTCGGTTACCTGGAAACGGATGTGCGCACCACGCGCGACGGTGTACTCCTGGCCTTTCACGACGCCACGCTGGACCGGGTTGCCGGTGCCGGAGGTCCGGTGGGAAACCTCAGCTACCGGCAAATCCAGGCAGCCCGAATCGGCGGACGCGCGTCCATTCCCACCTTCGAACAGCTGCTGACGGAACTGCCGGGGGTTCGCTTGAACGTGGACATCAAGGACGCCGCGGGATCGGCTGAACTGGCCCGCCTGCTGGACAAGCACGGAGCCCATGAGCGCGTGCTCGTCACCTCCTTCTCCGACCGGCGGCGGCTGGCGGCGCTGCGGATCCTGCGCCGCTCGGGCCGCCGGGCAGCGAGTTCAGCGGGCAGCGTTTTCACTGCCCTGACGGTGCTTCTGGCACCCCTTGGCCTGGCGGGACCGCTGGCCCGGGCGGGCCGCTACCAGTGCCTGCAGGTGCCGGAACGCCAGGGTCCGGTCAAGGTGGTGACGCCGGCGTTCCTGCGCCGCTGTCACCGCGCCGGCCTGCAGGTGCACGTGTGGACCGTGAATGAGCCCGCCGACATGGAGCGGCTGCTGGATGAAGGCGTGGACGGCCTGGTCTCGGACCGCGCCGATCTGCTCGCCGAGATCCTGACGAAGCGTGCAGTCTGGCCGCAGCAGGATCCGGAGGGGATGGCAGGATAG
- a CDS encoding glycerate kinase produces the protein MRVLIAPDKFKGSLSAVEAAAAMAEGVLAVYPEADVMLVPVADGGEGTLEAALAAGAQERMATVRGPLGGNVTALWALTGSTAVIETARASGLMLVEPSVQSSLAASSYGSGELIREALDAGASEIVLGIGGSAMTDGGSGALTALGLRILDAAGNPVPPGGAGLSLAAAIDASGLDRRLAGVRIRIAADVTNPLTGSEGAAHVFAGQKGADATARLLLDEALVRWGALLLETTGVDVDTAGAGAAGGFPSGFLAFTNATLESGFDVIALLTGLDAALAKADLVLTGEGSLDEQSRYGKAPLSVAERARDAGIPVVALAGRITLPPHILAEYGVVAAVSLLDLVQDPADAMTHAQRWLTRATVQALEGA, from the coding sequence ATGCGCGTTCTCATAGCCCCGGACAAGTTCAAAGGTTCCCTTTCCGCAGTGGAGGCGGCCGCCGCCATGGCCGAAGGGGTGCTCGCTGTGTATCCGGAGGCGGACGTGATGCTCGTTCCGGTGGCCGACGGCGGCGAGGGCACCCTGGAAGCGGCGCTGGCCGCGGGTGCGCAGGAACGCATGGCCACTGTCCGCGGGCCGCTGGGGGGAAACGTCACCGCCCTGTGGGCGCTGACCGGCAGCACGGCCGTGATTGAAACCGCACGGGCCTCGGGCCTGATGCTGGTGGAACCCTCCGTGCAGTCGTCCCTGGCCGCGTCGAGTTACGGCAGCGGGGAACTCATCCGCGAAGCGCTGGACGCCGGAGCGTCGGAGATTGTCCTCGGCATCGGCGGATCGGCCATGACCGACGGCGGTTCCGGTGCCCTTACCGCTCTCGGGCTGCGGATCCTTGATGCTGCCGGTAACCCGGTGCCGCCCGGCGGAGCAGGCCTGTCCCTCGCCGCCGCCATCGACGCCTCCGGCCTGGATCGCCGGCTGGCCGGAGTGCGGATCCGCATCGCCGCCGACGTCACCAATCCGCTCACCGGCAGCGAGGGTGCGGCACACGTGTTTGCCGGGCAGAAGGGAGCGGATGCCACCGCGCGGCTTCTCTTGGACGAGGCACTGGTCCGGTGGGGCGCACTGCTGCTGGAAACCACCGGCGTCGACGTCGATACTGCCGGCGCGGGCGCGGCCGGCGGCTTCCCATCGGGGTTCCTGGCGTTCACCAATGCCACGCTGGAAAGCGGCTTCGACGTCATTGCCCTGCTCACGGGCCTGGATGCCGCGCTCGCGAAGGCCGATCTGGTGCTGACGGGCGAGGGATCCCTGGACGAGCAGTCCCGTTACGGCAAGGCGCCGCTGTCAGTGGCCGAGCGCGCACGGGATGCCGGCATCCCGGTAGTGGCCCTGGCTGGCCGCATCACCCTGCCCCCGCACATCTTGGCCGAATACGGCGTGGTGGCGGCCGTCAGCCTGCTGGACCTGGTGCAGGATCCGGCCGACGCGATGACCCACGCTCAGCGCTGGCTGACCCGGGCCACCGTTCAGGCGCTGGAAGGGGCTTAA
- a CDS encoding uracil-xanthine permease family protein produces the protein MSKFGTAWTIHGDGKTIKPGEYVAPDERLSWPRTIGIGSQHVVAMFGATFLVPLLTGFPPATTLLFSGIGTILFLIITAGRVPSYLGSSFAFIAPITAATSQHGPGGALGGIIMAGAVLFLVGLAVQRAGTKWIQILMPPVVTGTIVALIGLNLAGSARDNFEKGPLTATITVAAILLATVLFRGFLGRLSILFGVVAGYIAAIIQGEVDFQAINDAAWFGLPEFHSPTFHFSLIGLFVPVVLVLVAENIGHVKSVAAMTGRDLDPYAGRALMADGLATVLAGSGGGSATTTYAENIGVMAASRVYSTAAYWVAGIVAILLSLFPKFGAMIATVPGGVLGGAGVILYGMIGILGVRIWVDNRVNFSNPINLSTAGLGLIVAIANFTWVVAGVEFGGIALGTGATLIAFHGMQSIARWRGTDPDEPGEDLGSKPSRLG, from the coding sequence ATGAGCAAATTCGGTACGGCCTGGACGATTCACGGAGACGGCAAAACCATCAAACCCGGAGAGTACGTTGCTCCGGATGAACGGTTGAGCTGGCCGCGGACCATCGGAATCGGATCCCAGCATGTGGTGGCCATGTTCGGGGCAACCTTCCTGGTGCCCCTGCTCACCGGCTTTCCGCCGGCCACCACCCTGCTGTTCTCGGGGATCGGCACCATTCTCTTTTTGATCATCACCGCCGGACGGGTGCCCAGCTACTTGGGTTCCAGCTTCGCGTTCATAGCCCCGATCACGGCGGCCACCAGCCAGCACGGGCCCGGCGGGGCGCTGGGCGGAATCATCATGGCCGGCGCCGTCCTGTTCCTGGTGGGACTGGCTGTCCAGCGGGCCGGCACCAAATGGATCCAGATCCTGATGCCGCCCGTGGTCACCGGCACCATCGTGGCGCTCATTGGCCTGAACCTCGCCGGTTCCGCGCGGGACAATTTCGAGAAGGGCCCGCTGACCGCCACCATCACAGTGGCGGCCATTTTGCTGGCGACCGTCCTGTTCCGGGGTTTCCTGGGCCGCCTCTCCATCCTGTTCGGCGTCGTCGCCGGTTACATAGCCGCCATCATCCAGGGGGAAGTGGATTTCCAGGCCATCAATGATGCTGCCTGGTTCGGGCTGCCCGAATTCCATTCCCCCACCTTCCATTTCTCGCTCATCGGCCTGTTTGTGCCCGTGGTGCTGGTGCTGGTCGCAGAGAACATCGGCCATGTGAAATCAGTGGCGGCCATGACCGGACGGGACCTGGATCCCTATGCCGGCCGGGCGCTGATGGCCGACGGCCTCGCGACGGTCCTGGCCGGCTCCGGCGGCGGCTCGGCGACCACCACGTACGCGGAGAACATCGGCGTCATGGCGGCGTCCCGGGTGTACTCCACCGCCGCCTACTGGGTCGCGGGCATCGTTGCCATCCTGCTGAGCCTGTTTCCGAAATTCGGCGCCATGATTGCCACCGTCCCGGGAGGGGTCCTGGGCGGCGCCGGCGTCATCCTGTACGGCATGATCGGCATTCTGGGCGTGCGGATCTGGGTGGACAACCGGGTGAACTTCTCCAACCCGATCAATCTGTCCACCGCCGGTTTGGGGCTGATCGTTGCCATTGCCAACTTCACCTGGGTTGTTGCCGGGGTGGAGTTCGGCGGTATTGCCCTTGGCACCGGCGCCACCCTGATCGCCTTCCACGGCATGCAGTCGATTGCCCGCTGGCGCGGCACCGATCCCGATGAACCCGGCGAGGATCTGGGCTCCAAACCGAGCCGCCTGGGCTAG
- a CDS encoding SDR family NAD(P)-dependent oxidoreductase gives MGISAAGRTVLVTGAAMGMGRLYAERAVHDGAAHVVLWDRNAEALEATAADLRALGGSTVHPYALDVSSVAEVTAAAESVLAEAGVPDILINNAGIVRGKYFWEHDHEADIDAVMQVNTLAPMHITRAFLPQMIARRTPARILNVASASGTLSVPKMSVYTASKWAVIGWSDSLRLELNESGNGHVQVTTLIPSYIKTGMFAGARGPLLTPLMEPEYVVDRAWTALMEGKARIQLPWTVPLGSALRGLLPQPVWDVVAGRVFKVYKSMDHFTGRPAAPAAAEGKR, from the coding sequence ATGGGCATATCAGCAGCGGGCCGCACGGTCCTTGTAACCGGTGCGGCGATGGGCATGGGCAGGCTCTATGCGGAGCGGGCAGTGCACGACGGCGCTGCTCACGTAGTGCTGTGGGACCGCAACGCCGAGGCACTGGAGGCCACCGCGGCGGACTTGCGGGCCCTGGGCGGCAGCACCGTCCACCCTTATGCCCTGGATGTCAGTTCCGTGGCCGAAGTGACTGCCGCCGCCGAGAGTGTCCTGGCCGAAGCCGGAGTTCCCGACATCCTCATCAACAATGCCGGCATCGTCCGCGGAAAGTACTTCTGGGAGCATGACCATGAGGCCGATATTGATGCCGTCATGCAGGTGAACACGCTGGCTCCCATGCACATCACCCGGGCGTTCCTGCCGCAGATGATTGCCCGCCGCACCCCGGCGCGGATCCTGAACGTCGCTTCGGCGTCGGGCACCTTGTCCGTGCCGAAAATGAGTGTCTACACCGCCTCCAAATGGGCTGTCATCGGCTGGAGCGATTCGCTGCGGCTGGAACTGAATGAATCAGGCAATGGGCATGTTCAGGTCACCACCCTGATTCCGAGCTACATCAAAACCGGAATGTTTGCCGGCGCACGCGGCCCGCTGCTGACGCCGCTGATGGAACCGGAGTATGTGGTGGACCGTGCCTGGACGGCCCTGATGGAGGGCAAGGCCCGCATCCAGCTGCCCTGGACCGTGCCCCTGGGCAGCGCCCTGAGAGGACTGCTGCCGCAGCCGGTATGGGATGTGGTGGCAGGACGGGTGTTCAAGGTGTACAAGTCGATGGACCATTTCACCGGACGTCCTGCCGCCCCTGCGGCAGCGGAGGGCAAGCGATGA
- a CDS encoding aldehyde dehydrogenase family protein → MSATAQHEITGGTFGASIPSVVAGVRRAYDSGITRPLDWRRKQLQGLIRLLTEREAELSAALAQDLGKNPLEGYLTEISITVSETEYALRHLVQWTRSTKVPVPLGLKPASAKTEPQPLGVVLIIAPWNYPVQLLLAPLIGALAAGNAAVLKPSELAPATSRAMAELLPLYLDPAAVVVVEGGQEASTALLAERFDSIFFTGGERVGRVVLQAAAQYLTPVTLELGGKSPAVVLDGNFAAIARRLVYGKMLNAGQTCVAPDYVLVTEEAAPKLRKHLVRAVAELFGKDPAKSPDLGRIINEQHWDRLHGLLDSGTILSGGGGDRNSLYLEPTILTDVSPDSPVMQEEIFGPILPLLTVKDLDEAISFINDRPVPLASYLYTQSAAARRTFEARVRAGSVNHNVSTVQLAVPGLPFGGAGASGTGAYHGKYTFDTFSQLRPVFTKGTALDTLKVAYPPYNGLKRRLLRRLL, encoded by the coding sequence ATGAGTGCAACAGCCCAACACGAGATCACGGGAGGCACTTTCGGTGCGTCCATCCCCTCCGTGGTGGCAGGGGTGCGCCGCGCCTACGATTCCGGGATCACCCGCCCGCTGGACTGGCGCCGAAAGCAGCTGCAGGGCCTGATTCGGCTGCTGACCGAGCGGGAAGCCGAGCTCAGTGCGGCGCTGGCGCAGGATCTGGGTAAAAACCCGCTGGAAGGCTACCTGACCGAAATCTCCATCACCGTCTCGGAGACTGAATATGCCCTCAGGCATTTAGTTCAGTGGACCCGCAGCACCAAGGTTCCCGTGCCGCTGGGCCTGAAACCCGCCTCCGCGAAGACCGAACCCCAGCCGCTGGGCGTGGTGCTGATTATTGCGCCGTGGAACTACCCGGTGCAGCTGCTGCTGGCTCCGCTCATCGGAGCGCTCGCCGCGGGCAACGCCGCGGTGCTGAAGCCTTCCGAGCTGGCGCCGGCCACCTCCCGGGCCATGGCCGAACTGCTGCCCCTGTATCTGGACCCGGCCGCCGTCGTTGTGGTGGAGGGCGGGCAGGAAGCGAGCACGGCGCTGCTGGCCGAGCGGTTCGATTCCATCTTCTTTACCGGCGGGGAGCGGGTGGGCCGGGTGGTCCTGCAGGCCGCCGCCCAGTACCTGACTCCGGTCACGCTGGAGCTGGGCGGGAAGTCGCCGGCAGTGGTCCTGGACGGCAATTTCGCCGCCATCGCCCGCCGGCTGGTGTACGGCAAAATGCTGAATGCCGGCCAAACCTGCGTGGCGCCGGATTATGTGCTGGTCACCGAAGAGGCTGCACCGAAGCTGCGCAAGCATCTGGTGCGCGCCGTGGCCGAGTTGTTCGGCAAGGATCCGGCCAAAAGCCCGGACCTGGGCCGGATCATCAATGAGCAGCACTGGGACCGGCTGCACGGCCTGCTGGACAGCGGCACCATACTGTCCGGCGGCGGCGGGGACCGGAACTCGCTGTACCTGGAACCGACCATCCTGACCGACGTGTCACCGGATTCACCCGTGATGCAGGAGGAGATCTTCGGACCGATCCTGCCGCTGCTGACGGTGAAGGACCTGGACGAAGCCATCTCCTTCATCAATGACCGTCCCGTGCCGCTGGCGTCCTACCTCTACACGCAGTCCGCGGCAGCGCGGAGAACCTTTGAGGCCCGGGTTCGGGCCGGAAGCGTGAACCACAACGTAAGCACCGTGCAGCTGGCCGTTCCCGGACTGCCCTTCGGCGGTGCCGGAGCCAGCGGCACCGGTGCCTATCACGGCAAATACACGTTCGACACGTTCAGCCAGCTGCGCCCGGTATTTACCAAGGGCACGGCGCTGGACACCCTGAAGGTGGCCTATCCGCCGTACAACGGGCTCAAACGGCGGCTGCTGCGCCGCCTGCTCTGA
- the pgm gene encoding phosphoglucomutase (alpha-D-glucose-1,6-bisphosphate-dependent) produces the protein MSNRAGTVAQPSDLVDLTALLDAYQDLSPDMNDPSQRVVFGTSGHRGSSLNGAFNEPHIAAITQAIVEYRSGQGITGPLFMGKDTHALSEPAQNTALEVLAGNNVNVLIDARNGFTPTPALSHAILKYNNGRTDQADGIIITPSHNPPADGGFKYNPPTGGPAGSEATNWIANRANELLEDGLRGVKRIPLGEARLADGVGTYDFLQNYVDDLPSVLNLDAIRESGLHIGADPLGGASVDYWGAIAERHNLNLTVVNPNVDPQWAFMTLDWDEKIRMDCSSPYAMASLIARANEYDIATGNDADADRHGIVTPDGGLMNPNHYLAVAIDYLYRNREGWPKDAMVGKTLVSSSMIDRVTGDLGRTLMEVPVGFKWFVPGLLSGDAAFGGEESAGASFLRLDGKAWTTDKDGILLALLASEITAVTGKTPSQRYRELTSRFGDPEYARVDAPASREQKAALAKLSPSDVTATTLAGEDITARLTEAPGNGAPIGGLKVTTENAWFAARPSGTEDVYKIYAESFKGEEHLRQVQAEAKAIVDGVIS, from the coding sequence ATGTCTAATCGCGCCGGCACAGTTGCCCAACCCTCCGACCTCGTTGACCTGACGGCCCTCCTGGACGCCTATCAGGACCTCTCTCCGGATATGAATGACCCCTCCCAGCGTGTGGTCTTCGGGACGTCGGGACACCGCGGTTCGTCGCTGAACGGCGCCTTCAACGAGCCGCACATTGCCGCCATCACCCAGGCAATCGTTGAGTACCGCAGCGGCCAGGGCATCACCGGCCCGCTGTTCATGGGAAAGGACACCCACGCCCTGTCCGAACCCGCCCAGAACACCGCACTGGAGGTGCTCGCCGGGAACAACGTGAACGTGCTCATTGATGCCCGCAACGGCTTCACCCCCACCCCGGCACTGAGCCACGCCATCCTGAAGTACAACAACGGCCGCACCGATCAGGCCGACGGCATCATCATCACCCCCTCGCACAACCCGCCGGCCGACGGCGGTTTCAAGTACAACCCGCCCACCGGCGGCCCGGCCGGCTCCGAAGCCACCAACTGGATTGCCAACCGCGCCAATGAGCTGCTGGAGGACGGGCTGCGGGGCGTGAAGCGGATTCCGCTTGGCGAGGCCCGGCTGGCGGACGGCGTGGGAACCTACGACTTCCTGCAGAACTACGTGGACGATCTGCCCTCGGTCCTGAACCTGGACGCCATCCGCGAATCGGGGCTGCATATCGGCGCTGATCCGCTGGGCGGGGCATCCGTGGACTACTGGGGTGCCATCGCGGAACGGCATAACCTGAATCTGACCGTCGTCAACCCGAACGTGGATCCGCAGTGGGCCTTCATGACCCTGGACTGGGACGAGAAGATCCGCATGGACTGCTCCTCCCCCTACGCCATGGCTTCGCTGATCGCGCGCGCCAACGAGTATGACATTGCCACCGGGAACGACGCCGACGCCGACCGCCACGGCATTGTCACCCCCGACGGCGGGCTGATGAACCCGAACCATTACCTCGCCGTCGCCATCGATTACCTGTACCGGAACCGTGAGGGCTGGCCGAAGGACGCCATGGTGGGCAAGACCCTTGTGTCTTCCTCCATGATTGACCGGGTGACCGGCGACCTGGGCCGCACCCTGATGGAGGTCCCGGTGGGCTTCAAGTGGTTTGTTCCGGGGCTGCTTTCCGGCGACGCGGCCTTCGGCGGCGAGGAATCCGCCGGTGCCTCCTTCCTGCGCCTGGACGGCAAGGCCTGGACCACCGACAAGGACGGAATCCTGCTGGCCCTGCTGGCATCGGAGATCACCGCCGTGACGGGCAAGACGCCGTCCCAGCGGTACCGGGAACTCACCTCCCGCTTCGGTGATCCGGAATACGCACGCGTGGACGCGCCCGCCAGCCGGGAGCAGAAGGCAGCGCTGGCCAAGCTCTCGCCGTCGGACGTCACCGCTACCACCCTCGCCGGCGAGGACATCACCGCACGCCTGACCGAAGCGCCCGGCAACGGCGCACCCATCGGCGGGCTGAAGGTCACCACGGAGAACGCCTGGTTTGCTGCCCGGCCTTCCGGCACGGAGGACGTGTACAAGATTTACGCTGAGTCCTTCAAGGGCGAGGAACACCTGCGCCAGGTGCAGGCCGAAGCCAAGGCCATTGTGGACGGGGTTATTTCCTAG